From Streptomyces sp. TLI_105, the proteins below share one genomic window:
- the mscL gene encoding large conductance mechanosensitive channel protein MscL produces the protein MAEKKESLLGGFKAFLMRGNVIDLAVAVVIGAAFTNIVNSVVKGIINPIVGAFGTKDLESYASCLKGTCKVVDGEMQGVQIQWGLVLSAVLSFLITAAVVYFLMVLPMAKILAKRAAHDKAKEGVQETLEVSELEVLKEIRDHLVAQRGPHVNNTTPGSAVAGGGGAGAHSTS, from the coding sequence GTGGCCGAGAAGAAGGAAAGTCTGCTGGGAGGCTTCAAGGCCTTCCTGATGCGTGGCAACGTGATCGACCTGGCGGTGGCGGTCGTCATCGGTGCGGCCTTCACGAACATCGTGAACTCGGTGGTCAAGGGGATCATCAACCCGATCGTCGGCGCCTTCGGCACCAAGGACCTGGAGAGCTACGCGTCCTGCCTCAAGGGCACCTGCAAGGTGGTCGACGGCGAGATGCAGGGCGTCCAGATCCAGTGGGGTCTGGTCCTCAGCGCGGTGCTGAGCTTCCTGATCACCGCGGCCGTCGTCTACTTCCTCATGGTCCTGCCGATGGCCAAGATCCTCGCCAAGCGCGCCGCGCACGACAAGGCGAAGGAAGGCGTCCAGGAGACCCTGGAGGTCAGCGAGCTGGAGGTGCTCAAGGAGATCCGCGACCACCTGGTCGCCCAGCGCGGCCCGCACGTGAACAACACGACCCCGGGCTCGGCCGTCGCCGGCGGTGGCGGCGCGGGGGCGCACTCCACCTCCTGA
- a CDS encoding S-methyl-5'-thioadenosine phosphorylase: MANHDVYADIGVIGGSGFYSFLEDVTEVSVDTPYGSPSDSLFLGEIAGRQVAFLPRHGRGHTVPPHRIDYRANLWALRSVGVRQVLGPCAVGGLREEYGPGTLVVPDQLVDRTKSRAQTYFDGERRADGAVPNVVHVTFADPYCPDGRRVAVKAARGRGWEPVDGGTMVVVEGPRFSTRAESRWHAAAGWSVVGMTGHPEAVLARELGLCYTSLALVTDLDAGAETGDGVSHTEVLRVFGENVGRLREVLFDAVGALPATADRDCLCTRAHDGWDLGIELP; the protein is encoded by the coding sequence ATGGCGAACCATGACGTGTACGCGGACATCGGCGTGATCGGCGGCTCCGGCTTCTACTCCTTCCTGGAGGACGTCACGGAGGTGTCCGTCGACACCCCGTACGGCAGCCCCAGCGACTCCCTCTTCCTCGGCGAGATCGCCGGCCGGCAGGTCGCCTTCCTCCCCCGGCACGGCCGCGGCCACACCGTCCCGCCGCACCGGATCGACTACCGCGCCAACCTCTGGGCGCTGCGCTCCGTGGGCGTGCGCCAGGTCCTCGGGCCCTGCGCCGTCGGCGGACTGCGCGAGGAGTACGGGCCCGGCACGCTCGTCGTGCCCGACCAGCTGGTCGACCGCACGAAGAGCCGGGCCCAGACCTACTTCGACGGGGAGCGGCGGGCCGACGGGGCCGTGCCGAACGTCGTCCACGTGACCTTCGCCGACCCCTACTGCCCGGACGGGCGGCGGGTCGCGGTCAAGGCCGCCCGGGGACGGGGCTGGGAACCCGTCGACGGCGGCACGATGGTCGTCGTCGAGGGGCCCCGCTTCTCCACCCGCGCCGAGTCGCGGTGGCACGCCGCCGCCGGCTGGTCCGTCGTCGGCATGACCGGCCACCCCGAGGCCGTCCTCGCCCGCGAGCTGGGCCTCTGCTACACCTCGCTCGCGCTCGTCACCGACCTGGACGCGGGCGCCGAGACCGGCGACGGCGTCTCCCACACCGAGGTGCTGCGGGTCTTCGGCGAGAACGTGGGACGGCTGCGGGAGGTGCTCTTCGACGCGGTCGGGGCCCTGCCGGCGACGGCGGACCGGGACTGCCTGTGCACGCGGGCGCACGACGGCTGGGACCTGGGGATCGAGCTGCCCTGA
- a CDS encoding MFS transporter, with amino-acid sequence MASTVITDKRPGYGQLLRTPGALSFLLPGFAARQPFAMLTIGIVLLVQHTTGSFGSAGAVAAATGVSMALFAPQSGKLADRFGQRAVLVPGVLVHAAAVSLLVALALAGAPLWALFLAAVPAGASVPQVGPMVRARWAAKLDGTPLMPTAAAFESVTDEFTFVVGPVLATALCTGVHPAAGLIAEAALTLVGGLFFAAQRATQPAHGLAATAGHHGGEPRRSALSIPGVRVLVVAFLGIGSVFGGMQVSLTAFTEEIGNPGANGLLYGVFAAGNMLAGIAMGAVAWKTGPRRRLILGYAGLTVAASLLWTAHSVLLLGALGLVVGLCIAPALITGYTIVETLIPASARTEAFTWLTGAVALGQAAAVTVAGRLADAHGASTGFLVPMAGTALALATLLALRSRLRPREASRVAARGIGHRVPVTVD; translated from the coding sequence GTGGCGTCCACGGTCATCACGGACAAGAGGCCCGGCTACGGGCAGCTGCTGCGCACACCCGGCGCACTGTCCTTCCTGCTCCCCGGCTTCGCCGCACGGCAGCCCTTCGCGATGCTGACCATCGGCATCGTCCTGCTCGTGCAGCACACCACCGGCTCCTTCGGCAGCGCCGGCGCGGTCGCCGCCGCCACCGGCGTCTCCATGGCGCTCTTCGCCCCCCAGAGCGGCAAGCTCGCCGACCGCTTCGGCCAGCGCGCCGTCCTGGTCCCCGGCGTCCTCGTCCACGCCGCCGCCGTCTCCCTGCTCGTCGCCCTCGCCCTGGCCGGCGCCCCGCTCTGGGCTCTGTTCCTGGCCGCCGTCCCCGCCGGCGCCTCCGTGCCCCAGGTCGGGCCGATGGTCCGGGCCCGCTGGGCCGCCAAGCTGGACGGCACCCCGCTGATGCCGACGGCCGCCGCCTTCGAGTCCGTCACGGACGAGTTCACCTTCGTCGTCGGCCCCGTCCTCGCCACCGCCCTGTGCACCGGCGTCCACCCGGCCGCCGGTCTGATCGCCGAGGCCGCCCTCACCCTCGTCGGCGGCCTGTTCTTCGCCGCGCAGCGCGCCACCCAGCCCGCCCACGGCCTGGCCGCCACGGCCGGCCACCACGGCGGCGAGCCCCGCCGCTCGGCGCTCTCCATCCCCGGCGTCCGCGTCCTCGTCGTCGCCTTCCTCGGCATCGGCTCCGTCTTCGGCGGCATGCAGGTCTCCCTCACCGCCTTCACCGAGGAGATCGGCAACCCCGGCGCCAACGGCCTGCTGTACGGCGTCTTCGCCGCCGGCAACATGCTCGCGGGCATCGCCATGGGCGCCGTCGCCTGGAAGACCGGCCCCCGCCGCCGCCTGATCCTGGGCTACGCGGGCCTCACCGTCGCCGCCTCCCTGCTGTGGACCGCGCACTCGGTGCTGCTCCTCGGCGCCCTGGGCCTGGTCGTCGGCCTGTGCATCGCGCCCGCCCTGATCACCGGCTACACCATCGTCGAGACCCTGATCCCGGCCTCGGCCCGTACCGAGGCCTTCACCTGGCTCACCGGCGCCGTCGCGCTCGGCCAGGCCGCGGCCGTCACGGTCGCCGGCCGCCTCGCCGACGCACACGGCGCGAGCACCGGATTCCTGGTGCCGATGGCGGGCACGGCCCTCGCCCTGGCCACGCTGCTCGCCCTGCGCTCGCGGCTGCGGCCCCGCGAGGCGAGCCGGGTCGCGGCACGTGGTATCGGTCACCGCGTGCCGGTGACGGTGGACTGA
- a CDS encoding FmdB family zinc ribbon protein: protein MPTYQYQCTECGEGLEAVQKFTDDALTVCPSCQGRLKKVFSAVGIVFKGSGFYRNDSRGSSSSSSPASSKSSTPSSSSSSSTSSSTSSDSKPAASTASSSSTSSSSTGSSAA, encoded by the coding sequence GTGCCGACCTACCAGTACCAGTGCACCGAGTGCGGCGAAGGCCTCGAGGCGGTGCAGAAGTTCACCGATGACGCCCTGACCGTGTGCCCCAGCTGCCAGGGACGCCTGAAGAAGGTGTTCTCGGCCGTCGGCATCGTCTTCAAGGGCTCCGGCTTCTACCGGAACGACAGCCGCGGCTCGTCGTCCAGCAGCTCGCCGGCCTCGTCGAAGTCCTCGACCCCGTCGTCCTCGTCGTCCTCTTCGACGTCGTCCTCGACGTCCTCGGACTCGAAGCCGGCCGCATCGACCGCTTCCTCCTCCTCGACGTCCTCGTCGAGCACCGGAAGCTCGGCCGCCTGA
- a CDS encoding potassium/proton antiporter, translating into MTVHQLNELLLVCSLVLLVAVAAVRISSRSGLPSLLLYLGIGVAIGQDGIGNVAFDNAELTQVIGYAALVVILAEGGLGTKWKEIKPALPAAVVLSTLGVAVSVGITAAGAHYLVGLDWRQALIIGAVVSSTDAAAVFSVLRKVPLPSRVTGVLEAESGFNDAPVVILVVAFSTAGPVDHWYLLVGEIALELAIGVAVGLAVGFIGAYGLRHVALPASGLYPIAVMAIAVVAYAAGAMAHGSGFLAVYLASMILGNAKLPHAPANRGFAEGLGWIAQIGMFVLLGLLVTPHELVHDFWPAVVIGLVLTVVARPMEVLVSLLPFRIPWQEQALMSWAGLRGAVPIILATIPMVSKIEGSERIFNIVFVLVVVYTLVQGPTLPWLAKALKLGDPAEAADLGVESAPLERLRGHLLSVAIPEGSRMHGVEVAELRLPAGAAVTLVVREGTSFVPGPATVLRHGDELLVVATDPVRDTTERRLRAVGQGGKLAGWLGTGGATAASTPAVTGRFHLPGSDRRKET; encoded by the coding sequence CTGACTGTCCACCAGCTCAACGAACTCCTGCTCGTCTGCTCCCTCGTCCTGCTCGTGGCCGTCGCGGCCGTGCGGATCTCCTCCCGGAGCGGGCTCCCCAGCCTGCTGCTCTACCTGGGCATCGGCGTCGCCATCGGCCAGGACGGCATCGGCAACGTCGCCTTCGACAACGCGGAACTCACGCAGGTCATCGGCTACGCCGCCCTCGTCGTGATCCTCGCCGAGGGCGGTCTCGGCACGAAGTGGAAGGAGATCAAGCCGGCGCTGCCCGCCGCGGTCGTCCTCTCCACCCTCGGCGTCGCCGTCAGCGTCGGCATCACCGCCGCCGGCGCCCACTACCTCGTCGGCCTCGACTGGCGGCAGGCCCTGATCATCGGCGCCGTCGTCTCCTCCACCGACGCCGCCGCGGTCTTCTCCGTGCTGCGCAAGGTGCCCCTCCCCTCACGGGTCACCGGCGTCCTGGAGGCCGAGTCCGGCTTCAACGACGCCCCCGTCGTCATCCTCGTCGTCGCCTTCTCCACCGCCGGACCCGTCGACCACTGGTACCTCCTCGTCGGCGAGATAGCCCTCGAACTCGCCATCGGCGTCGCCGTCGGCCTCGCCGTCGGCTTCATCGGCGCCTACGGACTGCGGCACGTCGCCCTGCCCGCCTCCGGCCTGTACCCGATCGCCGTCATGGCCATCGCCGTCGTCGCGTACGCCGCCGGCGCCATGGCCCACGGCTCCGGCTTCCTCGCCGTCTACCTGGCCTCGATGATCCTCGGCAACGCCAAGCTGCCCCACGCGCCCGCGAACCGCGGCTTCGCCGAGGGACTCGGCTGGATCGCGCAGATCGGCATGTTCGTCCTGCTCGGCCTGCTCGTCACCCCGCACGAGCTCGTCCACGACTTCTGGCCCGCCGTCGTCATCGGCCTCGTCCTGACGGTGGTCGCGCGGCCCATGGAGGTCCTGGTCAGCCTGCTGCCCTTCCGGATCCCCTGGCAGGAGCAGGCCCTGATGTCCTGGGCCGGCCTGCGCGGCGCCGTCCCCATCATCCTCGCCACCATCCCGATGGTGTCGAAGATCGAGGGCAGCGAGCGGATCTTCAACATCGTCTTCGTCCTCGTCGTCGTCTACACCCTCGTCCAGGGCCCGACGCTGCCCTGGCTGGCGAAGGCCCTCAAGCTGGGCGACCCCGCCGAGGCCGCCGACCTCGGCGTCGAGTCCGCCCCGCTGGAGCGGCTGCGCGGCCACCTGCTCTCCGTCGCCATCCCGGAGGGCTCCCGGATGCACGGCGTCGAGGTCGCCGAGCTGCGCCTCCCGGCCGGGGCCGCGGTCACCCTCGTCGTACGGGAGGGCACCAGCTTCGTACCGGGGCCCGCGACCGTCCTGCGGCACGGCGACGAACTGCTCGTCGTCGCCACCGACCCGGTGCGGGACACCACCGAGCGGCGGCTGCGGGCCGTCGGCCAGGGCGGCAAGCTCGCCGGCTGGCTCGGCACCGGCGGCGCGACGGCGGCCTCGACGCCGGCCGTCACGGGGCGCTTCCACCTGCCGGGCAGCGACCGCCGCAAGGAAACTTAG